One Rhinolophus sinicus isolate RSC01 linkage group LG06, ASM3656204v1, whole genome shotgun sequence DNA window includes the following coding sequences:
- the LOC109436961 gene encoding olfactory receptor 52B4 produces MATLNHTGVSHTVFHLLGIPGLEDQHMWISIPFFISYVIALLGNSLLIFIILTKRSLHESMYIFLCMLAGADIVLSTCIVPQALAIFWFHAGEISLDRCITQVFFLTSTFMSESGILLVMAFDRYIAICYPLRYTTILTNTLIGKIVVTIFLRSYGTVFPIIFLLKRLTFCNSNILPNTACKHMVLAKISCNDIQVNIWYGFFLLMSTLVLDIVLIFVSYMLILRAVFHIPSQDARHKALNTCGSHVCVIILFYGPGIFSVLTQRFGHHIALHIHVLLANVYILIPPMLNPLIYGIKTKQIWDLVVHLLFPKQK; encoded by the coding sequence ATGGCTACCTTAAACCACACTGGTGTTAGCCACACAGTCTTCCACTTGCTGGGCATCCCCGGCCTTGAGGACCAACATATGTGGATTTCCatccccttttttatttcctatgtCATCGCCCTGCTTGGGAACAGCCTGCTCATCTTCATTATTCTCACCAAGCGTAGCCTCCATGAATCTATGTACATCTTCCTCTGCATGCTGGCTGGAGCAGACATTGTCCTTTCCACATGCATAGTACCCCAGGCCTTGGCCATCTTCTGGTTCCATGCTGGGGAGATCTCCCTGGATCGTTGCATCACTCAGGTATTCTTCCTCACTTCCACTTTCATGTCTGAGTCAGGGATCTTGCTGGTGATGGCATTCGACCGCTACATTGCTATATGCTACCCACTGAGATATACCACTATTCTTACAAACACACTGATTGGGAAAATTGTTGTGACAATCTTTCTGAGAAGCTATGGTACAGTTTTTCCTATAATATTTCTACTGAAAAGACTGACTTTCTGCAATAGTAACATCCTCCCAAACACTGCTTGTAAACACATGGTCTTAGCCAAAATTTCCTGTAATGATATCCAAGTTAACATCTGGTATGGTTTTTTTCTCCTAATGTCTACCTTGGTCTTAGATATTGTgctcatttttgtttcatatatgcTTATTCTCCGTGCTGTCTTCCACATCCCATCCCAAGATGCTCGCCACAAAGCTCTCAATACTTGTGGCTCCCATGTTTGTGTCATCATCCTCTTTTATGGACCTGGGATCTTCTCTGTCCTTACTCAGCGATTTGGACACCACATCGCACTCCATATTCACGTTCTGCTGGCCAATGTCTATATTCTCATTCCACCTATGTTAAATCCCCTCATTTATGGGATTAAGACCAAACAGATTTGGGACCTGGTGGTTCACTTGCTGTTTCCAAAACAGAAATGA
- the LOC109436898 gene encoding olfactory receptor 52B4 translates to MSLVVSPHMAALNHTGVSHTVFHLLGIPGLENQHMWISIPFFISYVIALLGNSLLIIIIITKSSLHQPMYLFLCMLAGADIVLSTSTIPQALAIFWFHAGEISLDRCITQTFVIHCTFISESGILLAMAFDRYIAICYPLKYTTILTHALIGKIGVIIFLRSYCIVFPMIFLLKRLTFCQSNIIPHTFCEHIGVAKYACNDIQVNIWYGIFVLMSTVVLDVLLIFVSYVLILHAVFHMLSQDARHKALNTCGSHVCIIILFYGPGIFTSLVQRFGRYIPPHIHILLANVCITVPPMLNPIIYGIKTKQIQEQAAHIFLPK, encoded by the coding sequence ATGTCGCTGGTGGTCTCTCCACACATGGCTGCCTTAAACCACACTGGTGTTAGCCACACAGTCTTCCACTTGCTGGGCATCCCGGGCCTAGAGAACCAGCACATGTGGATTTCCATCCCCTTCTTCATTTCTTATGTCATCGCCCTGCTTGGGAACAGCCTGCTCATCATAATTATCATCACAAAGAGCAGCCTCCATCAACCCATGTATCTCTTCCTCTGCATGCTGGCTGGAGCAGACATTGTCCTCTCCACGAGCACAATACCCCAGGCCTTGGCCATCTTCTGGTTCCATGCTGGGGAGATCTCCTTGGATCGCTGCATTACCCAGACTTTCGTCATCCACTGCACTTTCATCTCTGAGTCAGGGATCTTGCTGGCGATGGCATTTGATCGCTATATTGCCATATGCTACCCACTGAAATACACCACTATTCTTACACATGCACTGATTGGGAAAATTGGTGTTATCATCTTCTTGAGAAGTTATTGTATAGTTTTTCCCAtgatatttcttttgaaaagattGACTTTCTGCCAAAGTAATATTATTCCACACACCTTTTGTGAACACATTGGCGTGGCCAAGTATGCTTGTAACGACATTCAAGTGAACATCTGGTATGGAATTTTTGTCTTAATGTCAACAGTGGTTTTAGATGTcctgttaatttttgtttcttatgtgtTGATTCTCCATGCCGTCTTCCACATGCTTTCCCAAGATGCTCGCCACAAAGCACTCAATACATGTGGTTCCCATGTCTGCATCATCATCCTCTTTTATGGTCCTGGAATCTTCACAAGCCTTGTTCAGCGGTTTGGGCGCTATATTCCACCCCATATTCACATCTTGTTGGCTAATGTCTGCATTACAGTTCCACCTATGCTGAATCCCATAATTTACGGGATTAAGACCAAGCAAATCCAAGAGCAGGCAGCTCACATATTTTTACCAAAGTAG